From one Sorangium aterium genomic stretch:
- a CDS encoding ATP-binding protein has product MQAAGVTAERGAGRARWWRQGSGTGLGLCMVERLVTLYGGMIDVRIELDVGTTFSVALPFASA; this is encoded by the coding sequence GTGCAAGCCGCCGGGGTGACTGCCGAGCGTGGTGCGGGGCGAGCACGATGGTGGAGGCAGGGCTCCGGCACGGGCCTGGGCCTGTGCATGGTCGAGCGGCTCGTCACGCTGTATGGCGGAATGATCGACGTCCGGATCGAGCTCGATGTCGGGACGACGTTCAGCGTCGCGTTGCCGTTCGCGAGCGCGTAG